TAGCACTAATCATTCTCTTGCTACAGTATCGCTGATTCTACTTAGACTTCTTTGTGTTGTTCCAGAAAAGTTACATGAAGAAATCGTAAATTCTACAGTGCTGATAAAGTGCGATCGATAACCTCATAAATCGATTCGAGTTCATCGGCTGTAATGCAGTAGGGTGGCATGATGTAGAGCGTATCTCCGAGGGGGCGCAACAGAAATCCCGCTTCCAGGAATTTCGATCGCAGCCGGGGAGCGATCGCATTAAAGTAGCCGGATTCGTCGTCGGTCTTGATCTCCATTGCCGCGATCGTACCGCAGACGCGGAACTGCTTTAAGCGCGAATGAGCCAGCAGATAGCGATCGAGAAATTTCCAATGCAGGTCTTCTAAGCGTTTATACGCATTCGGATTTTGTGTCAGTAATTCCAGGGAGACAACTCCGGTTGCACAAGCGAGGGGATTTCCGGTGTAAGAATGTCCGTGATAAAACGCTTGAGTGGGATCATCTTGATAGAAGGCTTGATAAATCGCTTCGTTTGCGATCGTCACTGAAAGCGGTAGACATCCACCGGACAGACCTTTGGATAAGCAAATAATGTCAGGGGTTGCAGCAGATTTCACACAGGCAAACAGTTCACCCGTCCGCCCAAACCCCGTCATAACTTCATCATAGATGAGCAACACATTAAACTGATCTGCTAATGTCCTCAGTGCTTGTAAAAATTGAGGGCGACACATTCGCATTCCACCCGCCCCCTGAATCAGAGGCTCGATGAAAATGCCAATGATGTTTTGTTGTTTGAGTAATTGTTCGATCGTCTCTAAAACTTCTGCTTCTTTGCGCTCGATCGTTGAATCCCCTCGATAAGTTGCCGGAAACGGAACTAACGCAGTCTCGAACATCAAATCGCGGAATGGCTGCCACCAAGTTGAGCCAGAACCGATCGACATGGCACCGATCGTGTCCCCGTGGTAGCCCCCCTCAAAGGTAATAAATGTGCTGCGTTGTTCTCCAAGGTTGCGCCAGTATTGATATGCCATTTTCAGCGCTACTTCTACCGAAGTTGAACCATTATCAGAAAAGAAAACTCGCGTTAGCTCAGACGGTAAGTGAGCTAATAGATTACGCGCCAATCGCTCAGCCGGATCATGCGTGAATCCAGCAAAAATCACATGCTCTAGCTGTTGAGCCTGTTGATAAAGCGCTTCAGCCAAAGCAGGATGACTATGACCATGAATAGTTACCCACCAGCTAGAAATACAATCGAGAATGCGGCGATCGTCTTCAAGTTCTAGCCAAACTCCGTCGCCCCGCTTCACTTTTAACGGTTCAGGGGTGGTTTTCATCTGCGTGAAAGGTCGCCAGATCGGAGAGTGTGCGTTCATAGTCAGTGTTAACTTCAGTGATGTTCATTGTCTCAATGACTGCGCGATAATATCAACAGAAAACTGGACTTTGATCAGTGAAAAAACGATTGCTCATTCTGGGCGGCACAACAGAAGCAACACAATTGGCAGCAAAAGCCTCAGAACTTCCCAATTTAGATGTGATTTCTTCACTGGCTGGACGCACTCAACAGCCACATCATCCTTTGGGAGACCTGCGGATTGGGGGGTTCGGGGGCGCAGTAGGACTGTTTCACTATCTGCAAGACCAGCAGATTGATTTACTAATTGATGCTACGCATCCGTTTGCGGCTCAGATTTCGTGGAATGCGGCAACCGCCGCCGATCGCGCTTCGATTCCAAGATTAGCGATCGTCCGTCCTGTCTGGGAAACTGAACCCCATTGGATCGAAGTCGAAAGCAATGAAGCCGCAGCAGGTCTGTTACCGGAGATTGCAAAGCGAATTTTTTTGACGATCGGGCGACAGGAACTCGCAACATTTGCTCATCTCACACAGCTATGGTTTCTGATGCGAATGATTGATCCTCCCGTTGCAGGAACGCCAATTCCACCGGGAGAGGTTTTGTTAGCGCGTCCACCGTTTTCAGTTGCACAAGAGCGATCGTGGATGCAGAGTTATAACATTCAAGCCATTGTCAGTAAAAATAGCGGCGGTGTTGCAACCGTTGCTAAGCTAGTTGCAGCTCGTGAGTTAGAACTACCTGTTGTGATGGTGCAGCGTCCAACGATGCCAGAGGGAGCCTCTGTTTCTGATGTTGATGCTGCATTGTTGTGGATCAATCAACAGCTTTGATCACAGACCATTGCGTAATCGGTGACATTGCTTTCCAGCCCAAGAACTTTCCGATCGGTTCTGCTCTCTGAACAGCAATTCGGCTAAGTTCTCCCCCAATTTGACTTTGCCACTGAAACAATTGTGCTTCGGTTTCAACTGTGACAGCATTTGCAACCAGTCGCCCACCCGAACGCAGCGATCGCCAGCAGGTTTCCACGACATCCGGTGTGGTCAATCCGCCACCGATAAAAATGGTGTCCGGTTGAGGAAGATGCTGAAGCGCGATCGGTGCTTTTCCCGCAACGATTTTGAGATTGGGAACACCGAGCGTATTGGCATTTTGAGCAATTAACTTTAAGCGATCGGCGTTCGATTCAATTGCTATTGCTTGACATCGGCGATCGGAGCGCATCCATTCGATCGCAATTGAGCCACAGCCAGCCCCCACATCCCAAAGCAGCTGTCCGGGTAGCGGTGCAAGCGTCGAAAGGGTAACGGATCGGATTTCGCGTTTAGTTAACTGTCCATCGTGTTGATAAGCAGCATCGGGCAGTCCTGGGACGCGAGGAGGGACAGGCGCATTTGAGCAAGTGATCGCGATCGTGTTGAGATCTGCAATATCGGTATGATTCCAATCAGCAGCGGTACTTGCAAGAATGCGTTCTTGGGTTCCACCCAAATGCTCTAGCACGATTATTGAACTTTCCGCTAAGCCACGATCGCGCAGCATTTGAGCCACAATTCCAGGCGTTTGACGATCGGCGCTTAACACTAAAATTCGCGCCCTCGAATACAGCACCGCATTTAGTAACGCTGGATCGCGACCACAAAGACTCAGGGTTTCGACTTCAGACATCGACCAACCCAAGCGAGAACAAGCCAGACTGAATGCCGAAGGCGCAGGAATAATAATCATTTCATCGATCGCAATGCGACGAACCAAAGTTGCACCAATGCCGTAACACATCGGATCGCCGCTAGCTAATACACACACCGATCGCCCCCGATAGCTCAACAGCTTTTGAATTGAATCTTCGATTGGAGAAGTCCAGCGAATTCTAGGGCGCGAATCAGCAGGCAGCATTGCCAAGTGACGATCGCCGCCGACCAGAATTTCAGCTTGCTCAATCCGCGATCGAGCGATTGAGGCAACCCCGTCTATTCCATCATCGCCAATTCCAACGATCGACAACCATTTCTCCATATCCGATCTCGATGTGAGCAGTTCTGATATGATGGTAGAAGATTTGTCGGATGACTAGCTCAATGGTAGAGCATCGGACTCTTAATCCGCTGGTTCTGGGTTCGAGCCCCAGGTCATCCATTGGTTCTAGCCTTCAGATAAAAGCCATGAGCCAAATCTGATCCTAGAGCCAGTCTACAACTGAATAACGTGGACTGCGGATCAATGTCGTATTCACAACTTTTAACGGGATGAAATGCCCATAAAAAGCTATGAATACTAAGACTGATACCGCCATTTTTGATGTGTGTGAGAAGCTGACTTATT
The sequence above is a segment of the Cyanobacteria bacterium FACHB-DQ100 genome. Coding sequences within it:
- the bioA gene encoding adenosylmethionine--8-amino-7-oxononanoate transaminase; the encoded protein is MNAHSPIWRPFTQMKTTPEPLKVKRGDGVWLELEDDRRILDCISSWWVTIHGHSHPALAEALYQQAQQLEHVIFAGFTHDPAERLARNLLAHLPSELTRVFFSDNGSTSVEVALKMAYQYWRNLGEQRSTFITFEGGYHGDTIGAMSIGSGSTWWQPFRDLMFETALVPFPATYRGDSTIERKEAEVLETIEQLLKQQNIIGIFIEPLIQGAGGMRMCRPQFLQALRTLADQFNVLLIYDEVMTGFGRTGELFACVKSAATPDIICLSKGLSGGCLPLSVTIANEAIYQAFYQDDPTQAFYHGHSYTGNPLACATGVVSLELLTQNPNAYKRLEDLHWKFLDRYLLAHSRLKQFRVCGTIAAMEIKTDDESGYFNAIAPRLRSKFLEAGFLLRPLGDTLYIMPPYCITADELESIYEVIDRTLSAL
- the cbiE gene encoding precorrin-6y C5,15-methyltransferase (decarboxylating) subunit CbiE; amino-acid sequence: MEKWLSIVGIGDDGIDGVASIARSRIEQAEILVGGDRHLAMLPADSRPRIRWTSPIEDSIQKLLSYRGRSVCVLASGDPMCYGIGATLVRRIAIDEMIIIPAPSAFSLACSRLGWSMSEVETLSLCGRDPALLNAVLYSRARILVLSADRQTPGIVAQMLRDRGLAESSIIVLEHLGGTQERILASTAADWNHTDIADLNTIAITCSNAPVPPRVPGLPDAAYQHDGQLTKREIRSVTLSTLAPLPGQLLWDVGAGCGSIAIEWMRSDRRCQAIAIESNADRLKLIAQNANTLGVPNLKIVAGKAPIALQHLPQPDTIFIGGGLTTPDVVETCWRSLRSGGRLVANAVTVETEAQLFQWQSQIGGELSRIAVQRAEPIGKFLGWKAMSPITQWSVIKAVD
- a CDS encoding cobalt-precorrin-6A reductase, which translates into the protein MKKRLLILGGTTEATQLAAKASELPNLDVISSLAGRTQQPHHPLGDLRIGGFGGAVGLFHYLQDQQIDLLIDATHPFAAQISWNAATAADRASIPRLAIVRPVWETEPHWIEVESNEAAAGLLPEIAKRIFLTIGRQELATFAHLTQLWFLMRMIDPPVAGTPIPPGEVLLARPPFSVAQERSWMQSYNIQAIVSKNSGGVATVAKLVAARELELPVVMVQRPTMPEGASVSDVDAALLWINQQL